Within the Longimicrobium sp. genome, the region CCCGCGTGGGCGCTAGCGGCGGCGCTGCGAATCGGGGGTGTCGTCGTCGTCGTCGCACTCGCGGAGGTGTCCGGAGTAGGAGCGGGAGTTGTCGAGCACCCACAGCCAGCATCCCGGCGCGCCCGCCTGCAGCGTGGCGTTGAACGACAGCGGGCCGTTGGCGCCGCCGCCGACGGTGCGCGCGGAGAGCACGATGCTGGCGCCCGTTTCCAGCGACACGCGGCAGACTTCCTGTCCCGGCATGATGTCGTAGCGCGCCAGCCCCACGCGCGCGATCACGTTTCCGTACCCGGCGGTGGCGTTCCGCACGCAGATGCGGGTGCGCTCCCGCTGGTCCGCGTCGTCGCCCTTCCGGAGCGAAGCGCACGCGGTGAGCGCGACGGCTGCGACGATGGCCAAGCGGAACATCCGGCCTCCCGGGTGCAAGTGCGTTTGCGTCGCCCGTGCCCGCCGCGGCGCGTCCTTACGACGGAAACTCGCTCTTCAAATACCGGCGCAGCACCAGGAAGCGGCGCGCGCCCACCACGAACCCCGCCGCACCCAGGATCACCAGCGCCAAGCCCGCCGCCGCCGCGAGCATCCCGGGAACGAACCGCGCGAGACTCGCGCCACCGGCGATCAGGGTCATCGCCGTCCGCACGTACGCCAGCAGCGTGCGTTCGTTGGCGAGCAGCGTTCGCTCCAGCGCCATCCGGTCCGGGTCACGCAAAGGCGGGTTCATGCCAATCCATTTTGCGAGGCGTGTGCCACGTCCGCGCGCCGCGATCGTGTGCTGGCATGCATCTGGCCCCGCGCCCCGGCTGACTTTTCCTGGATAGACTCCGAAGGGGAACCAATGTACGGAATGCGGCGGTGGATAGTGGTGGTTTCGATGGGCGTGATGATGGTGGGAGGGTGCGCCCCGGGCGCCCACGACGACGACGTGAACGAGCCGGAGGAGGCGGGCGAAAGCACGCCCCCGCTGTCCGCGAATGCCCCGGCGCCCCCGCCCGCCCCGGCGATGGACGCGGCGGCGGTGCAGGCCCGCGTCGACGCGCACCGCGATTCCATCCGCGCCGCGTTCGCCAAGGTGAACAAGCTGAAGTGGCGGGAGGTCTGGGGCCTGCGCCGGGACAAGAACGCCGAGCAGATCGCGCGGGCGCAAAGCCTGGGCGTCCGCGTGTCCGGCGAAGCGCAGATCGCACAGCTCGCCAGGCAGGGGCGGCTGGTGGCGCTGGAGGACAGCACGGAGTACTGGGTGCTTCGCAAGATGACGCACTCGGTGCCGTACATGACGCCGGACGGGTACGCCATGCTCCGGGAGGTCGGCAGGCGGTTCCATGCGCGGCTCGACAGCCTGGGGCTGCCGCGCTTCCGGATGAAGGTCACCTCGGCGCTGCGGACGGACGAGACGCAGGCGGAGCTGCGAAAGATCAATCCCAACGCCTCGCAGACCGTCAGCTCGCACGAGTACGGCACCACGTTGGACGTTTCGCACCAGCGTTTCGCCGCGCCCGCCCCGCCGCGTGAAGCGTCGCCCGCGGAATGGGCGCTGGAGGTGGTGATGATGGACACCATCGTGAAGTACCACGGAAAGGAGCTGCAGGCGGAGCTGGGCCGCGTGATCACCGAGATGCGGGCGGAGGGCGCGCTGATGGTGATGATGGAGGATGCGCAGCCCGTCTATCACATGACGGTCGCGCGCCGCTTCCGCGGCGCGCGATAGGGCGGGTCAGGGCCGCGGCGCCTGGCCCGACCACGGGCACTCGCGGCGCCGTGTGTCGGTGATCTGGGTGATCTGCCACCCGCCTTCCATTCGCACGAAGTGGAAGGCGTTCACCCCGCAGTGGCTGAACTGGTCGCCCAGATAGAAGGCGTAGTTCATCCACGCCGTCGCCAGGGGCCCGTCCACGCGGATCTCCACCTCCGAGATCCGCTCGTCCCACACTTTCTCGTGCGGCGTTCCCACCGCGCGGATGAACGGGTCGATGCTGTCGCCGCGCAGCATCGTGCGGCCCTCGCGGATCGACACCGACTGCAGGCGCGCCGAAGGGTGGAAGAGCGGGCGGAGGGCCGTGCTGTCGCCGGCGCGCATGGCGCCGAACATCCGGTCGACGACGGCGCGCACTTCCTGCTGCTCGGCGGTGTCCTGGGCCGCCAGCGAGCGATCGGCGGCTACGACGGCGAGCGCGAGGGCGAGTAGACGTAGGATTCGCATGGGACGTGGATGGGGAGCGGGCGGTGTGCGGCGCGAGCGCCGGGGGCGTTCCAAAGCTGATGCAGGGAGGATGGTTCCGCCAGCCCCGTGCACGAAACGAAGAGGGGCGCCACGGCCGCGGCGCCCCTCCTCATCCGATCGCATCCCGCCTACTGCGCCAGGAACGAGCGCGCGGCGGCGGCCAGCAGCGGGTCGCGGCTGCCGATGGGGGCCGAGGGAAGGTGGCCCTCGGCGATGGTCCAC harbors:
- a CDS encoding DUF5715 family protein, whose amino-acid sequence is MRRWIVVVSMGVMMVGGCAPGAHDDDVNEPEEAGESTPPLSANAPAPPPAPAMDAAAVQARVDAHRDSIRAAFAKVNKLKWREVWGLRRDKNAEQIARAQSLGVRVSGEAQIAQLARQGRLVALEDSTEYWVLRKMTHSVPYMTPDGYAMLREVGRRFHARLDSLGLPRFRMKVTSALRTDETQAELRKINPNASQTVSSHEYGTTLDVSHQRFAAPAPPREASPAEWALEVVMMDTIVKYHGKELQAELGRVITEMRAEGALMVMMEDAQPVYHMTVARRFRGAR
- a CDS encoding nuclear transport factor 2 family protein is translated as MRILRLLALALAVVAADRSLAAQDTAEQQEVRAVVDRMFGAMRAGDSTALRPLFHPSARLQSVSIREGRTMLRGDSIDPFIRAVGTPHEKVWDERISEVEIRVDGPLATAWMNYAFYLGDQFSHCGVNAFHFVRMEGGWQITQITDTRRRECPWSGQAPRP
- a CDS encoding DUF202 domain-containing protein; protein product: MNPPLRDPDRMALERTLLANERTLLAYVRTAMTLIAGGASLARFVPGMLAAAAGLALVILGAAGFVVGARRFLVLRRYLKSEFPS